From the bacterium genome, the window ATGCAGGCTAAGTACACTTAGGGTGAAAGAGAGAGGCCAACATGGAAGGAATTACCTCCCCAAAAGGGTTTAAAGCGGCGGGAGTACGGTGCGGTATTAAAACTCGCGGGAAAGACCTTGCGATGATCGTATCCGACTATCCGGCATCTTGTGCGGGTGTTTTTACGACAAATCGAGTGCAGGCTGCCTCGGTAGTCTATTCGCGAGAAGTGGTTTCTCAGGGTCGAATGCGTGCGATTGTTGTCAATAGCGGATGCGCCAATTGCTGCACAGGCCAACAGGGTGAGGCCAATAATAGGCGGATGGCTATTCTAGCCTCCGAAGTTCTTGATATACCTAGCCATGAAATCGCTATCGCTTCAACTGGTGTTATCGGCGCACAATTGCCGATGAATCAGGTCGAAACAGGAATACGACAAGCCGCCCGTTTATTAACACGCGAAGCTGGTGGTAACGAGGCGGCTGAAGCAATCATGACAACTGATTTGGCTCCTAAAAAAGCTGCTTCTGCCTTCGAGATAGAGGGCAATTGGGTGAGGATCGGCGGCATCGCCAAAGGCAGCGGAATGATTGCTCCCAATATGGCAACAATGTTGGCTTTTCTAACAACCGATGCCTTGATAAGCCCTGCGCTGCTTCAGAACGCCCTTGCCTCAGCCACTGACCGCAGTTTCAACTGCATGACCGTTGATGGCGATACAAGTACAAACGATAGCCTGATAATTATGGCAAATGGCGCAAGCAAGGCTAAGATTGAGCCCGACACGCCGGCTTATGAAGAGTTCTATAACACCCTCGAAACGGTTTGCATATCACTAGCAAAACAGGTCGCACGAGATGGCGAGGGCGCTACCAAACTAATTGAGATATTGGTGAAGGGCGCTCCAAGCCAGATGGATGCGCGAAAAGTTGGCAAGACAATCGGCGAGTCGCCATTAGTGAAAACCGCAATGTTTGGTTCCGATCCAAATTGGGGCCGTATTATGGCAGCCGCCGGTCGAAGTGGGGTAACGTTCGATCCAGATGACGCCACTCTCGATATCGTTGGCTCACGAGTTTTCGAGTACGGTCAACCCACGAGTTTTAATGAAGCTGAAGTATCTCAGATGCTGAGACGTCCTGAAGTCAGCATCGTCCTAGACCTAGGCGCAGGCCAAGACGAAGCCACTGTCTGGACCTGCGACCTGAGTATGGATTATATACGAATTAACGCTGATTATAGAACGTAAAAGGCTGATAGCTTTTAAGCTATATTTGAAAGAGGTGGTTACCATTTTGCCGCATGATCCGGGTGCACAGGCTGAAGTTTTAATACAGGCGATGCCTTATATTCGCCGCTATCGTGGCAAAACTGTCGTCATTAAATACGGCGGGGCGGCGATGGTGGACGAGTCGATGCGAGCGGGAGTAATGCAGGACCTCGTCTTGCTTCATTATGTGGGCATTCAGCCGATCCTCGTCCATGGCGGTGGGCCTGAAATTAACGAGGCCATGGGGAAATTCGGCAAAGTCCCGCAATTTATCCAAGGCTTGCGGGTAACCGATGCCGAAACGATGGAAATTGTCGAGATGGTGCTGACCGGCAAGACGAATAAAGCTCTCGTGAGCGAGATTCACCGACAGGGCGGTCAAGCAGTCGGACTATCTGGCAAAGATGGCAATATGCTTGTTGCCCGAAAAGTTGAAGGCGAAGTTGATTTGGGTTTTGTCGGCGAGATCGTCAAAGTTAATCCCCATGTCATCAATGCCCAGATAGCTGCGGAGTATATCCCTGTTATTAGTTCTGTAGCGGTCGGTGATAATGGTGAAAGCTACAACGTAAATGCCGATCATGTTGCCGGAGCAATTGCAGTCGCTCTAAAGGCAGAAAAATTGATATTACTCACGGATGTGCCCGGGGTGCTTAGTAATAAAGACGACCCCCAATCGCTCATCTCAGTGCTTACCATAGCTGAAGCAAAGAAAATGATTCAGAATAAGAAGGTCGATAAGGGCATGACCCCTAAATTGGATGCGTGTCTAACGGCTGTGAATGGCGGAGTCGATCGAGCGCATATTTTGGATGGCCGCATGCCGCATGCGATTTTAATTGAAGTGTTTACCGATTGTGGAATAGGAACGATGATCCGAGGTTAATTAGATGAAATCTTGTACAGATGTTGAAATGATACGAGCTTGGAATGATGCAAATGTGATGTCAACCTATATGCGTCCT encodes:
- the argB gene encoding acetylglutamate kinase, whose translation is MPYIRRYRGKTVVIKYGGAAMVDESMRAGVMQDLVLLHYVGIQPILVHGGGPEINEAMGKFGKVPQFIQGLRVTDAETMEIVEMVLTGKTNKALVSEIHRQGGQAVGLSGKDGNMLVARKVEGEVDLGFVGEIVKVNPHVINAQIAAEYIPVISSVAVGDNGESYNVNADHVAGAIAVALKAEKLILLTDVPGVLSNKDDPQSLISVLTIAEAKKMIQNKKVDKGMTPKLDACLTAVNGGVDRAHILDGRMPHAILIEVFTDCGIGTMIRG
- the argJ gene encoding bifunctional glutamate N-acetyltransferase/amino-acid acetyltransferase ArgJ; its protein translation is MEGITSPKGFKAAGVRCGIKTRGKDLAMIVSDYPASCAGVFTTNRVQAASVVYSREVVSQGRMRAIVVNSGCANCCTGQQGEANNRRMAILASEVLDIPSHEIAIASTGVIGAQLPMNQVETGIRQAARLLTREAGGNEAAEAIMTTDLAPKKAASAFEIEGNWVRIGGIAKGSGMIAPNMATMLAFLTTDALISPALLQNALASATDRSFNCMTVDGDTSTNDSLIIMANGASKAKIEPDTPAYEEFYNTLETVCISLAKQVARDGEGATKLIEILVKGAPSQMDARKVGKTIGESPLVKTAMFGSDPNWGRIMAAAGRSGVTFDPDDATLDIVGSRVFEYGQPTSFNEAEVSQMLRRPEVSIVLDLGAGQDEATVWTCDLSMDYIRINADYRT